From the Terriglobia bacterium genome, one window contains:
- a CDS encoding isoprenylcysteine carboxylmethyltransferase family protein: MSATTYSRTLFRVRLASIYLLIALMLALSRPTPLTVTVGFAAALAGEAIRFWAAGHLLKTEELVTSGPYRFTRNPLYLGRLLIFIGLSVMARLPYGANWLVLVLGCAVFFGYYLRRKERVEPARLRERHGEAFERYLRAVPALLPTLRPYPEGASAGWSSDRMLRNREHWMVGGLLAVSLLMLWRAYAIQATELGTGAEGATEAPAATSPGR; the protein is encoded by the coding sequence TTGAGCGCGACGACGTACAGCCGGACGCTCTTCCGCGTGCGCCTCGCGTCGATCTACCTCCTGATCGCGCTGATGCTCGCGCTGTCGCGCCCGACGCCTTTGACGGTCACCGTGGGGTTCGCGGCGGCCCTCGCGGGAGAGGCGATCCGCTTCTGGGCCGCGGGGCACCTCCTCAAGACCGAGGAACTGGTCACGTCGGGCCCGTACCGGTTCACGCGGAACCCGCTCTATCTCGGCCGCCTCCTGATCTTCATCGGTCTTTCCGTCATGGCGCGGCTTCCCTACGGCGCGAACTGGCTCGTGCTCGTGCTCGGCTGCGCGGTGTTCTTCGGGTATTACTTGAGACGGAAGGAGCGCGTGGAGCCCGCTCGCCTGCGCGAGCGGCACGGCGAGGCGTTCGAGCGCTACCTCCGCGCGGTCCCGGCCCTCTTGCCGACGCTCCGCCCTTATCCGGAGGGGGCGTCGGCAGGATGGTCGTCGGACCGAATGCTGAGGAACCGCGAGCACTGGATGGTCGGCGGCCTCCTCGCGGTCTCCCTCCTCATGCTTTGGCGCGCCTACGCGATCCAGGCGACGGAGCTCGGCACGGGGGCAGAGGGCGCGACGGAGGCTCCTGCGGCGACTTCCCCCGGACGCTGA
- a CDS encoding tetratricopeptide repeat protein — translation MHKRALPLVVVLLVTCSVASRVHAASKVSGKVVNASGEPVNDAVVKLEPSAPGDPTLESKTKKKGQYFFAMVDGGDYTIRVTAEGWRVSAVDILIRNKDNKKTFDFKGPLEPGAKLPPITVGDTDTVIYDMTLSPSTSGSGEFGTGIAVMGTGDLVGLVQKGDSAKARKEIGRSLETAPNDPKLLYLAAYLDLQDGKDSDAGAEIDKAIAAEDTFPGAHLLRGAILEKKGDDETALADYRKEAETAQDNGLKRDAYVRVAMVAKKMHRDDDLVQALRKVIEIDPANDVAFTQLLEIYLRQRKEDEVKALLAIAPDSVKNDANVQFNIGVQSWNRGNAEAASVAFARAVELDPKLPDAHRQLGYCQVNLGQLDKAVSELQRYLELAPQAPDAAEVKELIKKISNKT, via the coding sequence ATGCACAAGCGTGCCCTGCCCCTCGTCGTCGTCCTTCTCGTCACGTGCAGCGTCGCGTCGCGGGTCCACGCCGCTTCCAAGGTGTCGGGTAAGGTCGTCAACGCGTCCGGCGAGCCGGTGAATGACGCGGTCGTGAAGCTCGAACCCTCGGCGCCGGGGGATCCGACCCTCGAGTCCAAGACGAAGAAGAAGGGGCAGTACTTCTTCGCCATGGTGGACGGCGGCGACTACACGATCCGCGTCACCGCCGAGGGGTGGCGCGTATCGGCGGTGGACATCCTCATTCGCAACAAGGACAACAAGAAGACCTTCGACTTCAAAGGACCTCTCGAGCCCGGCGCCAAGCTGCCCCCGATCACCGTGGGCGACACGGACACGGTGATCTACGACATGACGCTCTCGCCGTCGACGAGCGGGTCCGGCGAGTTCGGGACCGGAATCGCGGTCATGGGCACCGGAGACCTCGTGGGCCTGGTCCAGAAGGGGGATTCCGCGAAAGCGCGCAAGGAGATCGGCCGGAGCCTCGAGACCGCGCCGAACGATCCCAAGCTCCTGTACCTCGCGGCCTACCTCGACCTGCAGGACGGCAAGGACTCGGACGCGGGAGCCGAGATCGACAAGGCGATCGCCGCCGAGGACACATTCCCCGGCGCCCACCTCCTGCGCGGGGCGATCCTCGAGAAGAAGGGGGACGACGAGACCGCCCTCGCCGACTACCGCAAGGAGGCCGAGACCGCCCAGGACAACGGTCTCAAGCGGGACGCGTACGTCCGGGTCGCCATGGTGGCCAAGAAGATGCACCGGGACGACGATCTGGTCCAGGCCCTCCGCAAGGTCATCGAGATCGACCCCGCGAACGACGTCGCCTTCACCCAGCTCCTGGAGATCTACCTGAGGCAGCGGAAGGAGGACGAGGTCAAGGCGCTGCTCGCGATCGCCCCCGACAGCGTGAAGAACGACGCCAACGTGCAATTCAACATCGGCGTGCAGAGCTGGAACCGTGGGAACGCCGAGGCGGCTTCCGTCGCGTTCGCCCGCGCGGTGGAGCTCGATCCGAAGCTGCCCGACGCGCACCGCCAGCTCGGCTACTGCCAGGTCAACCTCGGCCAGTTGGACAAGGCGGTGTCGGAGCTTCAGCGCTACCTCGAGCTGGCCCCTCAGGCGCCCGATGCGGCCGAGGTCAAGGAGCTGATCAAGAAGATCAGCAACAAGACGTAG
- a CDS encoding glycosyltransferase family 39 protein, which translates to MTPLRPGRAEVRRDLLALGFGAAVLFFVSLGARDLWQPNEPTYGQAVVEMSKRGDWIVPTVNGREFAEKPVLYYWMALAAAGALGGVDEFVLRLPAAAAGVLGVLLTYLLVVPGAGRSRARLAAVLFGTTYGVYWNSRAVQMDIFVAVSTLAVVLAVVRVADHGAAPLPGFALAGLAAGLGFLAKGPVAWLGPALVLLPYLAATRRLGALRSSYAAVGVAVGLAVSMPWLAVLYIRGETGFLREMLLRQNVTRFLWAWDHRAPFWYYLEYFWIDMAPWAWFVPLAAALPGRDHEERRLDLLAWIWVAAILAFFSLSESKRSPYILPIAPAVAILASGLGDRLVDGALSKARRIAALVLLAAAGLVAAACGLAVLLRVVPHYPEVASQGEALGGLLIAGGTAILAAFASRARARAVAPAAFLALVLSLEILAAVSLFPAANRFKSARPFCEQVIARVSPEEPLASYRFWAWRASYAFYTHRAIPNLESAKDLASFLAAGRRSFVIVEEAEVTEARSVLGGREPLVRAEIGGTTAYLFSSR; encoded by the coding sequence TTGACCCCGCTCCGCCCGGGACGCGCGGAGGTCCGGCGGGACCTCCTGGCCCTCGGGTTCGGGGCGGCAGTGCTCTTCTTCGTTTCCCTCGGGGCGCGCGACCTCTGGCAGCCGAACGAGCCCACGTACGGCCAAGCGGTCGTCGAGATGTCGAAACGCGGCGACTGGATCGTCCCGACGGTGAACGGAAGGGAGTTCGCCGAGAAGCCGGTCCTCTACTACTGGATGGCGCTGGCGGCCGCCGGCGCTCTGGGGGGCGTCGACGAGTTCGTGCTCCGGTTGCCCGCGGCGGCCGCAGGGGTGCTCGGCGTGCTGCTGACCTACCTCCTCGTCGTTCCCGGCGCCGGACGCAGCCGGGCGCGGCTCGCCGCGGTGCTCTTCGGCACGACCTACGGCGTCTACTGGAACTCCCGAGCCGTGCAGATGGACATCTTCGTCGCGGTGTCGACGCTGGCGGTGGTGCTGGCGGTGGTGCGCGTCGCGGACCACGGAGCCGCGCCGCTTCCGGGGTTCGCCCTGGCGGGGCTCGCGGCGGGGCTGGGATTCCTCGCGAAAGGCCCGGTGGCGTGGCTCGGCCCCGCGCTGGTGCTGCTCCCTTACCTTGCCGCGACGCGCCGCCTCGGAGCGCTGCGCTCGTCGTACGCCGCGGTGGGGGTCGCGGTCGGCCTCGCGGTGTCGATGCCGTGGCTCGCCGTCCTCTACATCCGGGGGGAGACCGGCTTCTTGCGGGAGATGCTCCTCCGCCAGAACGTCACGAGGTTCCTCTGGGCGTGGGACCATCGGGCGCCGTTCTGGTATTACCTCGAGTATTTCTGGATCGACATGGCGCCCTGGGCCTGGTTCGTGCCGCTGGCGGCGGCACTCCCGGGACGCGATCACGAGGAGCGACGGCTCGACCTGCTCGCATGGATCTGGGTGGCCGCGATCCTCGCCTTCTTCTCGCTCTCGGAGAGCAAGCGCAGCCCGTACATCCTCCCGATCGCGCCGGCGGTGGCGATCCTCGCGTCCGGGCTGGGCGACCGGCTCGTGGACGGCGCCCTGTCGAAGGCCCGCCGGATCGCTGCTCTCGTCCTTCTCGCCGCGGCGGGGCTCGTGGCCGCGGCCTGCGGGCTCGCGGTGCTCCTCCGGGTGGTGCCGCATTACCCGGAGGTCGCGTCCCAGGGCGAGGCGCTCGGCGGGCTTCTGATCGCCGGCGGGACGGCGATTCTCGCCGCGTTCGCCAGCCGCGCGCGCGCGCGCGCTGTGGCGCCCGCGGCGTTCCTCGCGCTCGTGCTGTCCCTCGAGATCCTGGCCGCGGTCTCGCTGTTCCCGGCGGCGAACCGCTTCAAGTCCGCCCGCCCGTTCTGCGAGCAGGTGATCGCGAGGGTCTCGCCGGAGGAGCCCCTCGCGTCCTATCGGTTCTGGGCCTGGCGGGCCAGCTACGCGTTCTACACGCACCGAGCGATCCCCAACCTGGAGTCCGCGAAGGATCTCGCGTCGTTCCTCGCCGCCGGGCGTCGGTCGTTCGTGATCGTCGAGGAGGCGGAGGTGACGGAGGCGAGGAGCGTGCTGGGCGGACGCGAGCCGTTGGTCCGGGCGGAGATCGGCGGGACCACCGCCTACCTCTTTTCGAGCCGTTGA
- a CDS encoding VWA domain-containing protein, whose protein sequence is MKRARDGRRRSGGRRLAARVLLALSPVALGLASTAGETPPAAGPAPRVEGPRSTGLTEKVTVSLVLVEVVAVDRGGRHVKGLTRDDFTVREDGQVLPIASFDEIDLVGPAPAAPAELAPGGEAAEPDRQAASKPPMPSAPLAPAGGAARPGESQRRFVLVFDGYNNTSALRLVQARRAAKEFVRTKMGATDAAAVYEMSPFLRAITFFTSDRTGLDEALEQIRYFGGESLGEQITDNALRTGLLGNKTEIEDRLLTQAQFGASQAAAERRQFYMSLASLAQALEPVPGRKTLVLFSGGFPLVPTREEAANLGFTLEFREAIRALERARASIYGMDIGEEKILGDVTQGVSNRVIADQLGLPADFLERMGTGMGPGGDSVSAQNQILAVLSNESGGRFLAGRDYERSFGAVDDDTRHFYLIGWRPPEFGGAASADAPPRRDRYRSIDVSTNRKGVRIIARRGRYNWTRDLQPAVAGASSPGAARIPARPAAASTAEGEIAHRLRCVPVPFAGRDGKTLLTFPLFLDGAVAPIRSPGGGFSLDVSTRVVVRAGGVEIARKERSYRVSGKPSMENALRDGFRIMEAIEVAPGRYDLEAWVRLNGLGIEATWLGPAAVPDLASSGLRLSGLAMSGEASSLPPLVADVFTAGGSDAAAVDRATADPFKLANGWRVAGESSPSLDPSKPVTLFFRVYHAAMDPGTSMPRGLSLDYVLSPAAGGAEVLPPVQLAYFKQATEEGAFDVVARLDLSELGTGAYVLRVDAKDSASATSSHQERPLTVMVPSKPLDASK, encoded by the coding sequence ATGAAGAGAGCTCGGGACGGACGCCGCAGGTCCGGGGGTCGGCGCCTTGCCGCCCGGGTGCTCCTCGCGCTGTCTCCTGTCGCTCTCGGGCTCGCGTCCACCGCGGGGGAGACTCCGCCGGCCGCCGGACCGGCGCCCCGGGTGGAAGGTCCGCGCTCGACCGGACTGACCGAGAAGGTCACCGTCTCTCTGGTGCTGGTCGAGGTGGTGGCGGTGGACCGCGGCGGGCGGCACGTGAAGGGGTTGACGCGAGACGACTTCACCGTCCGCGAGGACGGCCAGGTCCTTCCCATCGCCAGCTTCGACGAGATCGATCTCGTGGGACCTGCCCCCGCCGCGCCGGCAGAACTCGCGCCCGGCGGGGAAGCCGCGGAGCCCGACCGGCAGGCCGCCTCGAAGCCTCCAATGCCGTCGGCGCCACTCGCACCGGCCGGCGGCGCGGCGAGACCCGGGGAGAGTCAGCGCCGATTCGTACTGGTCTTCGACGGTTACAACAACACGTCCGCGCTGCGCCTCGTGCAGGCGCGCCGCGCCGCGAAGGAGTTCGTGCGGACGAAGATGGGCGCGACGGACGCGGCGGCGGTCTACGAGATGTCCCCGTTCCTCCGAGCGATCACTTTCTTCACGTCGGACCGGACCGGCCTCGACGAGGCGCTGGAGCAGATCCGTTACTTCGGCGGGGAGTCGCTGGGCGAGCAGATCACCGATAACGCCCTTCGCACCGGCCTCCTCGGCAACAAGACCGAAATCGAGGACCGGTTGTTGACCCAGGCGCAGTTCGGCGCCAGCCAAGCGGCCGCCGAGCGACGGCAGTTCTACATGTCGCTCGCGTCCCTCGCCCAGGCGCTCGAGCCCGTGCCGGGGCGGAAGACCCTGGTCCTTTTCTCGGGCGGATTCCCGCTGGTTCCGACCCGCGAAGAAGCCGCGAACCTCGGTTTCACGCTGGAGTTCCGGGAGGCCATCCGGGCGCTCGAGCGGGCGCGGGCGTCCATCTACGGCATGGACATCGGCGAGGAGAAGATCCTGGGGGACGTCACCCAAGGCGTGAGCAACCGGGTCATCGCCGACCAACTCGGGCTCCCCGCCGACTTCTTGGAGAGGATGGGAACCGGAATGGGCCCGGGCGGGGATTCGGTGTCGGCCCAGAACCAGATCCTGGCGGTCCTCTCCAACGAGTCCGGAGGCCGGTTCCTTGCCGGCCGAGATTACGAGCGGTCGTTCGGCGCGGTCGACGACGACACACGGCATTTCTACCTGATCGGCTGGCGTCCCCCGGAGTTCGGCGGCGCGGCGAGCGCCGACGCCCCTCCCCGGCGAGACCGGTACCGATCGATCGACGTTTCGACGAACCGCAAAGGGGTCCGGATCATCGCTCGCCGCGGCCGGTACAACTGGACTCGGGACCTACAGCCCGCGGTTGCCGGCGCCTCGAGCCCCGGAGCGGCACGGATCCCGGCGCGGCCGGCGGCCGCATCGACGGCGGAAGGCGAGATCGCCCACAGGCTCCGCTGCGTGCCGGTCCCGTTCGCGGGCCGCGACGGCAAGACGCTGCTGACCTTTCCATTGTTCCTCGATGGCGCCGTCGCTCCGATCCGCTCGCCCGGCGGCGGGTTCTCGCTCGACGTCTCCACGAGGGTCGTGGTGCGCGCGGGGGGGGTCGAGATCGCGCGGAAGGAGCGCTCGTACCGGGTATCCGGCAAGCCCTCGATGGAGAACGCGCTTCGTGACGGTTTCCGAATCATGGAGGCCATCGAGGTGGCGCCGGGACGCTATGACCTCGAAGCTTGGGTCCGCCTGAACGGGCTGGGCATCGAGGCGACCTGGCTCGGGCCCGCCGCCGTCCCCGATCTCGCATCGAGCGGCCTCCGCCTCTCGGGCCTCGCGATGTCGGGAGAAGCCTCGTCGCTCCCGCCCCTGGTGGCGGACGTTTTCACTGCCGGTGGATCCGACGCCGCCGCCGTCGACCGAGCCACCGCGGACCCGTTCAAGCTCGCCAACGGTTGGCGTGTCGCGGGAGAGTCGTCGCCGTCGCTCGACCCCTCGAAGCCCGTCACGTTGTTCTTTCGCGTCTATCACGCCGCGATGGACCCGGGCACGTCCATGCCCCGCGGACTCTCCCTCGACTACGTGCTTTCGCCCGCGGCCGGTGGGGCCGAGGTGCTCCCGCCGGTGCAGCTCGCGTACTTCAAGCAGGCCACGGAAGAAGGCGCGTTTGACGTGGTGGCGCGCCTCGACCTCAGTGAGCTTGGAACAGGGGCTTACGTCCTGCGCGTGGACGCGAAGGATTCCGCTTCCGCGACGTCGTCGCATCAAGAGCGACCCCTCACCGTCATGGTTCCGTCCAAACCGTTGGATGCGTCCAAATAG
- a CDS encoding ABC transporter ATP-binding protein/permease, with the protein MASFRRLLRYTKPYLGQMAAAALMLAVAGALMSAVVATVKPLINQVLAPAAAPQAAALASPDVAGPDILARIRTWLRAGPWSAWLQKGAYVQVPVLLVLVFFVRGIFLYFGEYLTTKSGASVIRDLRADLYESVTYQSLKFFQANPTGVILSRILNDVQRLQWLTTAVFADLIRVGTMVPFMLVVAFVHDWRVSLFALVVLPLLAWPMVRLGRRLRRASTRSQETMAEAASLVSEAVGGAKVVQGFAMERFEIERFRGTLDRMLRADLKAGRAAALAPAAMEIVGAMAGAVLFYYAGRQIHRGTLDAGNFAVVLASLGFLFISVRKLNQLNVYFQQALAAASRVFDMMDRERDVRNAREAKPLHPFRGEIRFERVDFAYEGEKVLDGVRLVLRKGEVVALVGASGSGKTTLANLVPRFYDPTAGAVLVDGQDVRGVTLASLRSQIGLVTQETVLFDDTVRNNIAYGRADAPLDRVIDSARAAHAHEFIEALPDGYDTMLGERGTRLSMGQRQRITIARALLKDPPILILDEATSALDSESEMLVQQALEVLMEGRTSLVIAHRLSTVRRADRIVVLQEGRIVEEGTHRELLDRGGVYARLHSLQFQEAPP; encoded by the coding sequence ATGGCCAGCTTCCGCAGGCTCCTGCGGTACACGAAGCCCTACCTGGGCCAGATGGCCGCCGCCGCGCTGATGCTGGCGGTGGCCGGCGCGTTGATGTCCGCGGTGGTGGCGACCGTGAAGCCGCTGATCAACCAGGTGTTGGCGCCGGCGGCCGCGCCGCAGGCCGCGGCGCTGGCTTCCCCGGACGTCGCGGGGCCCGACATCCTCGCCAGGATCCGGACGTGGCTCCGGGCAGGACCGTGGTCGGCCTGGCTTCAGAAGGGCGCGTACGTCCAGGTCCCGGTCCTGCTGGTCCTGGTGTTCTTCGTTCGCGGGATCTTCCTGTACTTCGGCGAGTACCTGACCACCAAGTCCGGGGCGTCGGTGATTCGCGACCTGAGGGCGGACCTGTACGAGTCGGTCACCTACCAATCGCTCAAGTTCTTCCAGGCGAATCCGACCGGCGTGATCCTCTCCCGCATCCTCAACGACGTCCAGCGGCTCCAGTGGCTGACCACCGCGGTGTTCGCCGACCTGATCCGGGTCGGGACCATGGTCCCCTTCATGCTCGTCGTCGCATTCGTCCACGATTGGCGGGTCTCGCTCTTCGCCCTCGTGGTCCTCCCGCTCCTGGCCTGGCCGATGGTGCGCCTCGGCAGGCGGCTGAGACGCGCCTCGACCCGGTCGCAGGAGACCATGGCGGAGGCGGCGAGCCTCGTCTCCGAGGCGGTGGGAGGGGCGAAGGTCGTCCAAGGCTTCGCGATGGAGCGTTTCGAGATCGAGCGGTTCCGCGGGACCCTCGATCGGATGCTGAGGGCGGACCTCAAGGCCGGTCGGGCCGCGGCGCTGGCGCCGGCCGCGATGGAGATCGTCGGCGCGATGGCGGGTGCCGTCTTGTTCTACTACGCGGGGCGCCAGATCCACCGGGGCACGCTCGACGCGGGCAACTTCGCGGTGGTGCTGGCGTCTCTCGGTTTCCTGTTCATCTCCGTCCGCAAGCTCAACCAGCTGAACGTGTACTTCCAGCAGGCCCTCGCCGCCGCCAGCCGCGTTTTCGACATGATGGACCGCGAGCGCGACGTCCGGAACGCCCGGGAGGCGAAGCCGCTTCACCCGTTCCGGGGCGAGATCCGATTCGAGCGGGTGGATTTCGCCTACGAGGGCGAGAAGGTGCTCGACGGGGTCCGCCTCGTCCTCCGGAAAGGGGAGGTGGTCGCGCTGGTCGGAGCGTCGGGGTCGGGCAAGACCACCCTGGCGAACCTCGTGCCGCGCTTTTACGATCCGACGGCGGGAGCGGTACTCGTTGACGGGCAGGACGTCCGCGGCGTGACGCTCGCATCGCTCCGGTCGCAGATCGGCCTCGTGACCCAGGAGACGGTACTCTTCGACGACACGGTCCGGAACAACATCGCGTACGGCCGCGCCGACGCGCCGCTCGATCGGGTGATCGACTCGGCGCGTGCCGCCCACGCCCACGAATTCATCGAGGCCCTTCCCGACGGCTACGACACCATGCTCGGCGAGCGGGGCACGCGGCTCAGCATGGGGCAGCGGCAGCGGATCACCATCGCGCGCGCGCTCCTCAAGGACCCGCCGATCCTGATCCTCGACGAGGCGACGTCCGCTCTCGACTCCGAGTCCGAGATGCTCGTGCAGCAGGCCCTCGAGGTGCTGATGGAGGGACGGACCAGCCTCGTGATCGCTCACCGGCTCTCCACCGTGAGGAGGGCGGACCGGATCGTCGTGCTCCAGGAAGGCCGGATCGTCGAGGAAGGCACCCACCGCGAGCTGCTCGACCGGGGCGGCGTGTACGCCCGCCTCCACTCCCTCCAGTTCCAGGAAGCCCCGCCTTGA
- a CDS encoding tetratricopeptide repeat protein produces the protein MATGVSTRAGSRAARSPARVAALLLAVALVAYLPALRAGFVWDDDYHVTRNAALVDAGGLARIWLDPSATPQYYPLTHTTFWIEHRLWGLAPLGYHLVNIVLHAGCAILLWRVLLALEAPGALLAAAVFALHPVHVESVAWITERKNVLSGALALGAILAWLRFSLVAREPGERIRHHPWRAGALSALLYVLALLSKSVTATLPGIAGLLTIWRRGRPRRREVVLLSAMLLAGAAAGLTTVSLERQQIGAEGPEWSLGPLERLLVAGRVPWFYLSKLAWPAGLSFVYPRWTVSARAPVAWLGLLATTAILAGLFVARKRIGAGPWVAFAAFLVALFPALGFFNVYPMRYSWVADHFQYLASAAPIALFAASAARAAARARAHVPPWLPRAVAAVLLLALGAATWSRAHAFRDEETLWRDTLARNPSAWMAHNNLAGMLQARGETEEAIAHLRETLRLKPDHAGARENLGLLLARSGRASEAIPELIEAVRQRPDAAAARAALAGLLAAAGRLGDAIAEYEAALKLDARDPDLLFGLANALARDGHVGEAANRYAEGLRIRPQDADAHYDLGTLLARGGRLSEGIAELEEAVRLRPGMTEARRNLEIARRLVAATPRP, from the coding sequence ATGGCCACGGGCGTTTCGACGCGTGCCGGGTCCCGCGCGGCCCGCTCCCCGGCCAGGGTAGCGGCCCTGTTGCTGGCGGTTGCGCTGGTCGCGTACCTCCCGGCGCTCCGAGCCGGCTTCGTCTGGGACGACGACTACCACGTGACCCGGAACGCGGCCCTCGTCGACGCCGGAGGGCTCGCACGGATCTGGCTCGATCCCTCCGCGACGCCGCAGTACTACCCGCTCACGCACACGACCTTCTGGATCGAGCACCGGCTATGGGGCCTCGCCCCGCTCGGCTATCACCTCGTGAACATCGTCCTCCACGCGGGATGCGCGATCCTCCTGTGGCGGGTCCTGTTGGCGCTCGAGGCGCCCGGCGCGCTCCTCGCCGCCGCGGTGTTCGCGCTCCACCCGGTCCACGTCGAATCGGTGGCGTGGATCACCGAGCGCAAGAACGTGCTGTCCGGAGCGCTGGCCTTGGGCGCGATCCTGGCGTGGCTGCGCTTCTCCCTCGTGGCGCGGGAGCCCGGGGAGCGGATTCGACACCACCCGTGGCGAGCCGGCGCGCTGTCGGCGCTCCTGTACGTCCTCGCCCTGCTGAGCAAGTCGGTCACGGCGACGTTGCCGGGAATCGCGGGCCTCCTCACGATCTGGCGGCGCGGCCGGCCGAGGCGGCGCGAGGTCGTGCTCCTGTCGGCGATGCTGCTCGCCGGCGCCGCGGCCGGCCTGACGACCGTCTCGCTCGAGCGGCAGCAGATCGGCGCCGAGGGGCCCGAGTGGTCGCTCGGCCCGCTGGAGCGGCTCCTCGTCGCCGGACGCGTCCCGTGGTTCTACCTCTCGAAGCTCGCCTGGCCGGCCGGCTTGTCGTTCGTCTACCCTCGCTGGACCGTGAGCGCTCGGGCCCCCGTCGCGTGGCTCGGACTCCTCGCGACGACGGCAATTCTCGCGGGGCTGTTCGTCGCGAGGAAGCGCATCGGCGCGGGCCCCTGGGTCGCGTTCGCCGCGTTCCTCGTGGCGCTCTTCCCGGCGCTCGGGTTCTTCAACGTCTATCCGATGCGGTACTCGTGGGTCGCCGATCATTTCCAGTATCTCGCCAGCGCCGCACCCATCGCGCTCTTCGCCGCGTCGGCCGCCAGGGCCGCCGCGAGAGCGAGGGCGCACGTCCCTCCCTGGCTGCCGCGGGCCGTGGCCGCGGTGCTGCTCCTCGCCCTGGGGGCGGCGACCTGGAGCCGGGCCCACGCGTTCCGAGACGAGGAGACGCTCTGGCGAGACACGCTCGCCCGGAACCCTTCGGCCTGGATGGCCCACAACAACCTCGCCGGGATGCTCCAGGCTCGCGGGGAGACCGAGGAGGCGATCGCGCACCTCCGGGAAACGCTGCGCCTCAAGCCGGACCACGCCGGCGCGCGGGAGAACCTCGGGCTCCTCTTGGCGCGCAGCGGAAGGGCATCGGAGGCGATCCCCGAGCTGATCGAGGCCGTGAGGCAGCGCCCCGACGCCGCGGCGGCGCGGGCCGCCCTGGCCGGACTTCTCGCGGCAGCGGGGAGACTCGGGGACGCGATCGCGGAGTACGAGGCGGCGCTCAAGCTCGACGCCCGGGATCCCGATCTCCTGTTCGGCTTGGCGAACGCGCTCGCGCGGGACGGCCACGTCGGCGAGGCGGCGAATCGTTACGCGGAGGGCCTCAGGATCCGACCGCAGGACGCCGACGCCCACTACGACCTCGGGACGCTCCTCGCGCGCGGCGGGCGGCTCTCCGAGGGGATCGCGGAGCTCGAGGAGGCGGTCCGGCTCCGTCCCGGCATGACCGAAGCGAGGCGGAACCTCGAGATCGCGCGGCGCCTCGTCGCGGCGACCCCGCGGCCCTGA